A window of Metabacillus sp. B2-18 contains these coding sequences:
- the fur gene encoding ferric iron uptake transcriptional regulator translates to MENRIDRIKKQLHTASYKLTPQREATVRVLLENEEDHLSAEDVYLLVKEKAPEIGLATVYRTLELLTELKVVDKINFGDGVSRYDLRKEGAAHFHHHLVCIECGSVAEIEEDLLEDVEEIVERDWKFKIKDHRLTFHGICVKCQEKEENEAKEENQE, encoded by the coding sequence ATGGAAAACCGCATTGATCGGATTAAAAAGCAGTTACATACTGCCAGCTATAAACTTACACCACAACGTGAGGCAACAGTTCGGGTCTTGCTCGAGAATGAAGAAGATCATTTAAGTGCAGAAGATGTATATCTTTTAGTAAAAGAAAAAGCGCCCGAAATTGGACTAGCAACTGTATATCGAACTTTGGAATTGTTAACGGAATTAAAAGTTGTTGATAAAATAAATTTTGGAGACGGTGTTTCCAGGTATGACCTTCGCAAAGAAGGAGCGGCGCATTTTCATCATCATCTAGTTTGTATTGAATGTGGATCAGTTGCAGAAATTGAGGAAGATCTTTTAGAAGATGTTGAAGAAATTGTTGAGCGTGACTGGAAGTTTAAAATAAAAGATCATCGCCTAACTTTTCATGGCATCTGTGTAAAATGTCAGGAAAAAGAAGAAAATGAGGCAAAAGAAGAAAATCAAGAATAA
- the spoIIM gene encoding stage II sporulation protein M yields MQRQLPISATIKQHLKEHSSIYLFVFVLFLMGVIFGAIIVNSMNLSQKEDLYYYLNRFFGQVAEGKVASSADMFQQSFFHNLKYLGLMWILGISIIGLPVILVMLFIKGMVVGFTVGFLVNQLGLKGFLLSFVTVLPQNILLIPAFIIMCSVAISFTLKMIKQLFMKKTNSMEAPFSLFMRYVSVFLFIGILAVVASSFEAYASPFLMKNVVEFVSK; encoded by the coding sequence ATGCAAAGACAACTGCCGATTAGTGCAACGATTAAACAGCATCTTAAAGAGCATTCTTCAATATATTTGTTTGTTTTTGTTTTATTTTTAATGGGAGTTATTTTTGGTGCCATTATTGTAAACAGTATGAACTTGAGTCAAAAAGAGGACCTTTATTATTATTTAAATCGATTTTTTGGACAAGTAGCAGAAGGAAAAGTGGCGAGTTCAGCTGACATGTTTCAGCAAAGCTTTTTTCACAATCTAAAATATTTAGGCTTAATGTGGATACTGGGAATTTCCATTATCGGCCTGCCAGTTATATTAGTTATGCTCTTTATTAAAGGTATGGTTGTAGGATTTACGGTAGGATTTTTAGTGAATCAGCTAGGATTAAAGGGGTTCTTGCTCTCATTTGTTACAGTGTTGCCACAAAATATTTTATTAATCCCTGCTTTTATTATCATGTGCTCTGTAGCCATATCGTTTACATTAAAAATGATCAAACAGCTATTTATGAAGAAAACAAACTCAATGGAAGCACCGTTTTCTTTGTTTATGAGATATGTATCTGTTTTTTTGTTTATAGGAATTCTAGCAGTCGTTGCATCAAGCTTTGAAGCGTATGCTTCTCCGTTTTTAATGAAAAATGTAGTAGAATTCGTTAGTAAATAA